The DNA window CCGGCTGTGCGCAACATCGCCCACAATGGCCATTCTCAGGCCTTCAAAACGGTGAAAAAAACGCTGAATCGTTAGCAAATCGAGTAGAGCCTGCGTGGGATGTTCCCGAAGTCCGTCTCCCGCGTTCACAATGTGAAAGGGAGAAAATTGCGCCAGATACTCAGGCACTCCACTTGCAGAATGACGCACCACCAGAACATCCGGCCTGAGGCTTCCCAGAGTGAGAACCGTGTCTCTCAAGCTCTCGCCCTTCCGAAGGCTACTCACCTCTATATCGACATTCACCACCTGCATTCCCAAAAGTTTCCCAGCAATTTCAAAGGAAGTACGGGTCCTGGTACTCGGCTCAAAGAAAAGATTAACCAGGAGGTACCCTTGCAATGCTTCACAGTTTTTTGGAGAATCCCCTAAAAACTCTCGAAAGCGACTCGCTTTTTGCAACAAATATGTAATGTCTTCCCTGCTCAAGTTCCTGATTCCCAAAAGATGGGCATGACACCACGTACTCAAGCCACAAGCCCCCCTTAAAGGTCCAACAAAAAAGTCCATCCTTCCCTCACTGGGAAAGATGGACTTTTTGACCTCCAGAAATAGATCCGAATTCTCCCTCTCATACCGAACCCTGCATTAGGATACCGGTAAATACGTCCTCTGTCAACTTTGAAAAGTCAGGAAAAAACAAATTTTACTTTCCTGCAGTCTGGTCCTCCAGGTATTTCACCATCCTAACCCCCAAACCACACATCAATCAAACGGTGAGCCTCTTCCCGTACGTCCTGGCTCTCCAGAGGATTCTCTCCTCTTTGGAGCGCTTCTTCGACCAGCTTTACTAGGGTTTTGCTAGGGATAAAATTAGGAATATCACGAAAATAAACCGATTGGGGATATAATCTGAAAGCAGCTTCAAAGATCGCCACCTGGGCCGTGGAATAAGCATTGACGACGCCAGTTTCGTTGATCCTATCAGAACGGAGGTCCGAAATCCCTTTGGCAACCACCACACCCTCCCGCTGGGCATAGAGAATACAGTGGGCGTTCACTACCCCCTGAATTTCATATACTCCAGAGCAATCCGCAAAACCCTCCATGCTGTCGCCCTCTTCACCCCCTACTATAATGCGGGCGAAGGGAAGTGGGTATTCTCCCCCTTGCCCTCCATTCCGACAAAAATCCGAAAAATACGGGAAGGGGAGGACAAGCTTTCCCCGAACTACCATTCCCTTTCCTCCGGAACGGTCCTGCCAGGAAAAAGGAGTACACCCTGAAAGGAAAATCAGGAAAATCAACATCAATATTTTCCGCAACAACGTTTTCACCCAGACCAAAGTTATTATTTTCCTTA is part of the Atribacterota bacterium genome and encodes:
- the pyrB gene encoding aspartate carbamoyltransferase catalytic subunit (catalyzes the transfer of the carbamoyl moiety from carbamoyl phosphate to L- aspartate in pyrimidine biosynthesis), translated to MSTWCHAHLLGIRNLSREDITYLLQKASRFREFLGDSPKNCEALQGYLLVNLFFEPSTRTRTSFEIAGKLLGMQVVNVDIEVSSLRKGESLRDTVLTLGSLRPDVLVVRHSASGVPEYLAQFSPFHIVNAGDGLREHPTQALLDLLTIQRFFHRFEGLRMAIVGDVAHSR